A window of the Lactuca sativa cultivar Salinas chromosome 5, Lsat_Salinas_v11, whole genome shotgun sequence genome harbors these coding sequences:
- the LOC111912471 gene encoding GDSL lipase isoform X2, with protein MISFRHMAVAKSDLGFRLVVLYLLLLLLTGFQNSQGHFNRHVAFFIFGDSLFDSGNNNYIKTTPEFQANFWPYGESYFDPPSGRFSNGRLIPDFIAEFAGLPLIPAYLDPRYHNNGFLYGANFASGGSGVLVETNAGFVVDLKTQLQYFYDLEKRFRKDLGGLKAQQLLSDAVYLFGCGVNDYAVLLSNNQSSHHHQQYVEMVIGNLTDVFKGILEKGGRKIGIATIPPLGCSPIARAQQLGNTCNEELNTLASLHNRALSKKMKELTKQFEGFMCANYDLSTALAKRMRNPSNYGFKVGDTACCGSGPFRGIFSCGGKRGIQEFELCDNPDDYVFFDAPHPSEAASRQFAQLFWDGDSNVTTPYNLKALFQDHPWIRNAKNALNDSLDETVISRLKQFSHMNTMKKRA; from the exons ATGATCAGCTTCAGACATATGGCTGTTGCTAAAAGCGATTTGGGATTCCGGCTTGTTGTCTTGTATCTGTTGCTCCTGCTCCTTACAGGTTTCCAGAATTCTCAGGGGCATTTCAATAGACATGTTGCGTTCTTCATTTTCGGTGATTCACTTTTCGATTCTGGAAACAACAACTACATAAAAACTACTCCGGAGTTTCAAGCCAATTTTTGGCCATATGGCGAATCATACTTCGATCCGCCAAGTGGAAGATTCTCTAATGGCCGTCTCATACCTGATTTCATCG CTGAATTTGCTGGATTGCCTCTCATTCCTGCGTATCTCGACCCCCGTTACCATAATAATGGATTTCTTTATGGAGCAAATTTTGCGTCAGGGGGATCTGGTGTATTAGTTGAAACCAATGCGGGATTT GTAGTTGATCTCAAAACTCAGCTACAGTATTTCTACGATTTAGAAAAACGTTTTAGGAAGGATTTGGGTGGTTTGAAAGCCCAACAACTGTTGTCCGACGCTGTCTACTTGTTTGGCTGTGGAGTCAACGACTATGCAGTCCTCCTAAGCAACAACCAGAGTAGTCATCATCATCAGCAGTACGTTGAAATGGTGATCGGAAACTTGACCGATGTGTTCAAG GGAATCCTTGAAAAAGGTGGGAGGAAGATTGGAATCGCTACGATCCCGCCATTAGGTTGTTCGCCTATAGCTCGTGCACAACAGCTAGGCAATACCTGCAACGAAGAATTAAACACCTTAGCAAGTCTACACAATCGAGCACTTTCCAAGAAAATGAAAGAGCTAACAAAACAATTTGAAGGATTCATGTGTGCAAACTATGACCTCTCGACTGCTCTTGCCAAACGGATGAGGAACCCATCAAATTATG GTTTCAAGGTAGGAGACACTGCATGTTGTGGTAGTGGTCCTTTCCGAGGGATTTTTAGTTGTGGAGGCAAAAGAGGAATACAAGAGTTTGAATTGTGtgataatcctgatgattatGTTTTCTTTGATGCCCCTCATCCTAGTGAAGCCGCAAGCCGACAATTCGCGCAATTGTTCTGGGACGGAGATTCCAATGTCACAACACCTTACAATTTAAAAGCCTTGTTTCAAG ATCATCCATGGATACGTAATGCCAAGAACGCTCTAAATGATTCTTTAGATGAAACTGTTATATCAAGATTGAAGCAATTCTCACACATGAACACGATGAAGAAGAGAGCATAG
- the LOC111912471 gene encoding GDSL lipase isoform X1: protein MISFRHMAVAKSDLGFRLVVLYLLLLLLTGFQNSQGHFNRHVAFFIFGDSLFDSGNNNYIKTTPEFQANFWPYGESYFDPPSGRFSNGRLIPDFIAEFAGLPLIPAYLDPRYHNNGFLYGANFASGGSGVLVETNAGFVVDLKTQLQYFYDLEKRFRKDLGGLKAQQLLSDAVYLFGCGVNDYAVLLSNNQSSHHHQQYVEMVIGNLTDVFKGILEKGGRKIGIATIPPLGCSPIARAQQLGNTCNEELNTLASLHNRALSKKMKELTKQFEGFMCANYDLSTALAKRMRNPSNYGTRSFKVGDTACCGSGPFRGIFSCGGKRGIQEFELCDNPDDYVFFDAPHPSEAASRQFAQLFWDGDSNVTTPYNLKALFQDHPWIRNAKNALNDSLDETVISRLKQFSHMNTMKKRA, encoded by the exons ATGATCAGCTTCAGACATATGGCTGTTGCTAAAAGCGATTTGGGATTCCGGCTTGTTGTCTTGTATCTGTTGCTCCTGCTCCTTACAGGTTTCCAGAATTCTCAGGGGCATTTCAATAGACATGTTGCGTTCTTCATTTTCGGTGATTCACTTTTCGATTCTGGAAACAACAACTACATAAAAACTACTCCGGAGTTTCAAGCCAATTTTTGGCCATATGGCGAATCATACTTCGATCCGCCAAGTGGAAGATTCTCTAATGGCCGTCTCATACCTGATTTCATCG CTGAATTTGCTGGATTGCCTCTCATTCCTGCGTATCTCGACCCCCGTTACCATAATAATGGATTTCTTTATGGAGCAAATTTTGCGTCAGGGGGATCTGGTGTATTAGTTGAAACCAATGCGGGATTT GTAGTTGATCTCAAAACTCAGCTACAGTATTTCTACGATTTAGAAAAACGTTTTAGGAAGGATTTGGGTGGTTTGAAAGCCCAACAACTGTTGTCCGACGCTGTCTACTTGTTTGGCTGTGGAGTCAACGACTATGCAGTCCTCCTAAGCAACAACCAGAGTAGTCATCATCATCAGCAGTACGTTGAAATGGTGATCGGAAACTTGACCGATGTGTTCAAG GGAATCCTTGAAAAAGGTGGGAGGAAGATTGGAATCGCTACGATCCCGCCATTAGGTTGTTCGCCTATAGCTCGTGCACAACAGCTAGGCAATACCTGCAACGAAGAATTAAACACCTTAGCAAGTCTACACAATCGAGCACTTTCCAAGAAAATGAAAGAGCTAACAAAACAATTTGAAGGATTCATGTGTGCAAACTATGACCTCTCGACTGCTCTTGCCAAACGGATGAGGAACCCATCAAATTATGGTACTCGTA GTTTCAAGGTAGGAGACACTGCATGTTGTGGTAGTGGTCCTTTCCGAGGGATTTTTAGTTGTGGAGGCAAAAGAGGAATACAAGAGTTTGAATTGTGtgataatcctgatgattatGTTTTCTTTGATGCCCCTCATCCTAGTGAAGCCGCAAGCCGACAATTCGCGCAATTGTTCTGGGACGGAGATTCCAATGTCACAACACCTTACAATTTAAAAGCCTTGTTTCAAG ATCATCCATGGATACGTAATGCCAAGAACGCTCTAAATGATTCTTTAGATGAAACTGTTATATCAAGATTGAAGCAATTCTCACACATGAACACGATGAAGAAGAGAGCATAG
- the LOC111912471 gene encoding GDSL lipase isoform X3: protein MISFRHMAVAKSDLGFRLVVLYLLLLLLTGFQNSQGHFNRHVAFFIFGDSLFDSGNNNYIKTTPEFQANFWPYGESYFDPPSGRFSNGRLIPDFIAEFAGLPLIPAYLDPRYHNNGFLYGANFASGGSGVLVETNAGFVVDLKTQLQYFYDLEKRFRKDLGGLKAQQLLSDAVYLFGCGVNDYAVLLSNNQSSHHHQQYVEMVIGNLTDVFKGILEKGGRKIGIATIPPLGCSPIARAQQLGNTCNEELNTLASLHNRALSKKMKELTKQFEGFMCANYDLSTALAKRMRNPSNYGTRSFKVGDTACCGSGPFRGIFSCGGKRGIQEFELCDNPDDYVFFDAPHPSEAASRQFAQLFWDGDSNVTTPYNLKALFQDFKEKWMRWRH from the exons ATGATCAGCTTCAGACATATGGCTGTTGCTAAAAGCGATTTGGGATTCCGGCTTGTTGTCTTGTATCTGTTGCTCCTGCTCCTTACAGGTTTCCAGAATTCTCAGGGGCATTTCAATAGACATGTTGCGTTCTTCATTTTCGGTGATTCACTTTTCGATTCTGGAAACAACAACTACATAAAAACTACTCCGGAGTTTCAAGCCAATTTTTGGCCATATGGCGAATCATACTTCGATCCGCCAAGTGGAAGATTCTCTAATGGCCGTCTCATACCTGATTTCATCG CTGAATTTGCTGGATTGCCTCTCATTCCTGCGTATCTCGACCCCCGTTACCATAATAATGGATTTCTTTATGGAGCAAATTTTGCGTCAGGGGGATCTGGTGTATTAGTTGAAACCAATGCGGGATTT GTAGTTGATCTCAAAACTCAGCTACAGTATTTCTACGATTTAGAAAAACGTTTTAGGAAGGATTTGGGTGGTTTGAAAGCCCAACAACTGTTGTCCGACGCTGTCTACTTGTTTGGCTGTGGAGTCAACGACTATGCAGTCCTCCTAAGCAACAACCAGAGTAGTCATCATCATCAGCAGTACGTTGAAATGGTGATCGGAAACTTGACCGATGTGTTCAAG GGAATCCTTGAAAAAGGTGGGAGGAAGATTGGAATCGCTACGATCCCGCCATTAGGTTGTTCGCCTATAGCTCGTGCACAACAGCTAGGCAATACCTGCAACGAAGAATTAAACACCTTAGCAAGTCTACACAATCGAGCACTTTCCAAGAAAATGAAAGAGCTAACAAAACAATTTGAAGGATTCATGTGTGCAAACTATGACCTCTCGACTGCTCTTGCCAAACGGATGAGGAACCCATCAAATTATGGTACTCGTA GTTTCAAGGTAGGAGACACTGCATGTTGTGGTAGTGGTCCTTTCCGAGGGATTTTTAGTTGTGGAGGCAAAAGAGGAATACAAGAGTTTGAATTGTGtgataatcctgatgattatGTTTTCTTTGATGCCCCTCATCCTAGTGAAGCCGCAAGCCGACAATTCGCGCAATTGTTCTGGGACGGAGATTCCAATGTCACAACACCTTACAATTTAAAAGCCTTGTTTCAAG ATTTTAAGGAAAAGTGGATGAGGTGGAGGCATTGA